AAGAAGGCGGGGCCATTGTGTTGAGCGACCCAAGCGCCCCGACGGCCGCTCCGACGAGCGACGGGCTGCGGGTTTTCAAGCCCGCTGAGAGGGGATGAATGACGCGAAGCGCCGCTCGGTGGCCGCCGGCGCCACTCGTCGCGGCGGGGCGTCACTCATCCTGGTAGGGGCGTCGCCGATCCCGCATGGCTTGGCCGCGGCCCCGACCTGCCGGCACAGTCGCCCCCTGAACCCATGCGAGCACCTTGTCATGAAAAGAGTTTTGCGTTGGCTGCTGCGAGGCAGCTTGATCCTCCTGGCCCTGCTGCCCCTGCTGGCCGGCCTGCTCGCCTATTTCCTCTACACGCCCGAACCCGAACTGCCGCCGCTGTCCGGCCAATTGAGCCAGGGCACCCTCGACGTGGCCGGCGTCAAACGCAGCTACCGGAGCTATGTGCCCAAAGACCTGCCACCGGGCGCGCCGCTGGTCTTGGCGTTGCACGGCTCGGGCGAGGGCCCGGGTCAGATCCGCGTCGCCACGGGTTACGCCTTCGAGCGCCTGGCCGATCAGCACGGCTTCGCCCTCGTCTACCCCAAATCCTTCGCCTTCGACTGGAACGACTGCAGCCGCATCGGCGACAAGGAGCTGAACGGCGTCAGCAGCGACGATGTGGGTTTCTTGGCCAGCCTGGTGGACCACCTGGTCACCGAGCTGGCGCTCGACCCGGCGCGCGTGTTTGCGGCCGGCGTGTCCAACGGCGGCTCGATGGTGATGCGCTTGGCGCTCGAGCAGCCGGATCGCTACAAGGCGGTGGCAGCCGTGGTCGCCAATGTGCCTGCGCCGCAGAACTTCCAGTGCAAGCCGGCGGCGCAAAAGGCCACCTCGGTGATGATCATGAACGGCAGCGAGGACCCGCTGGTTCCCTACGCCGGCGGCGAGATCAATCTGCTGGGCCTGTTCTACCAAGGCGGCCCGGTCATTTCATCGCGCGCATCGGCACAGTTCTTCGCCGATTGGGCGCATCTGAACGGCGCGCCCCAGACCCTGGAAACCGTGGTCGCTGGCGGTGTTCGTGTCGAACACAAGCGCTGGAGCCCCGCCCACACGGGCAGCGGCAAGCAGGGCGGCAGGCACAGTGGCGAGGGCAAGGCCGAGGTGGAACTGGTGACCATTCATGGCGGCGGGCATGGTCTGCCACAGCCCTACGCGCAGCGCCCGCGGCTCTTGGGCCCCTCGCCGATGGCGCCGAACGGCCCGGCCCTGATCTGGGATTTCTTCGCGCGGCAGCACTGACAGACCGATCACCTCAGCCCCTCCTGCCCTCCTCCAAACACCTCAACTGAGCGTTCTTCAAACATGGCCACCCTCTACATCAGCCCCGAGAGCTCCCCCCTGGTCCATGCCGCCGCAGCGGCCTTGTTGTACGCACATATCGGCGCCGGCAGCCTCGGGATCGCGTCGGGCGCGGCGGCCTTTGTGTTCCGCAAGGGCACGGCGCTGCATCGCTTGATCGGCAAGGTGTTTGTCGCGTCGATGCTGATCATGTCCGGCATCGGCGCCTGCGTGGCGCCTTTCTTGCCCACGCCCGAGCGCGCCTCGCTGATTGCGGGTGTCTTGACCTTCTATCTGGTCTTGAGTTCGTGGCTGGCCGTCAAACGCAAGCCAGGTGAAGTGGGTAGCTTCGAGCACGGTCTCTTGTTGACCTCGCTGGGCATCACCGGCGCGGGCGCCTACTTCTTCTGGCTCGCCATGCAAAGCCCGCGCGGCATGCTGGACGGCCAGCCGGGCGCAGCGTTCGCCCTGTTCACGATCATCGGCAGCCTGGCGGCGGTGGGGGATTTGCGCCTGATCATCCAGCGCGGCGTCACGGGCGCCACCCGCCTGGCGCGCCATCTCTGGCGCATGACGATCGCCTTGTTCATCGCCGCCAACTCGCTGTTCCTGGGTCAGCCCCAGGTCTTCCCGAAGGCGGTGCAGAAGTCCGGCTTGCTGTTTGTGCCGGCGCTGGTGATCCTGGCATTGCTGCTGTTCTGGCTGAGCCACACGGCCTGGGGCGCGCATCGGCGTCAACGCGCGCGCCGCATGCAGACTGCATGAGGCCCGTGCCGCTTGACCTCAGCTCGGCCTGACGGATCAGGTGAGACACCAACCCTGTGTCGGGAGAACGTGGTTGGCGCGTGCGAACGGGGCGTCGCCCCCCCCGCCGCTCAGGCCCGCGCCTGACGCAGCCGCCGCTGCATGGCCCAGAACATCAGGCGCTGCAGCGGGTGGCGGTTGCCGAAGGGGCGCCAGGTGCTTGTGAAGTTGTTGCGGTAGGCATCAAAGTGCAGGCCGCGCGGAGCGCTCAGCACATCACCACGGCCCAGCAGCAGCTTGACTGCATTGGCACACGCCACCCCGGCCGCCAACTCGATGCCGATGGCAGTGGACGGCACCTTCTTCTCAAACAGATCGACCGTGCGAGCGGTCAGCAGGTAATGCCGCTGCTGCATGGAGGGCGAGACGCCGACGATGAACTTCAACACCTGGTCTTCGAAGCTGTGGCCATCGAGACAGAAGTAGTCCTCGAAGCTCATGCCGCCGGGCAGAAAGGCCAGGAACGCCGTGCCCATGCCCATGGGCGCCGCCGTGATGGCCGGAATGCCCAAGGCACGGCAGCGCGCAAACACCTGGCGACGCAGGGGCAGCGCAAAGATGTCCAGGCTGTCCACATACAGATCGGCGCCCGCCAGGAACTCCTCGAGATTGCCCTCGTTGATCCCACCGGGCAGCAGACGCAACTGCACCTCAGGGTTGATGTCCCGCAGCGTGCGGGCCATAGCGTCCAACTTCGGCTGACCGATGGTGGACGCAAAGGCGCCGGCCTGGCGGTTCATGTTCGGCCAGTCGAAGACATCCAGATCCGACAACGTGAACTGCCCCACCCCGAGGCGCGCCAGCGTGATCGCATGGCTGCCGCCCACGCCGCCCAGGCCGCCGATGGCCACGCGGCAGCTGCGCAGCCGCTGCTGCTCCGCCTCGCTGAACCAGCCCAAATTGCGCGAGAAGGCCTCGCGGTAGTCGAAGGCGTCCGAGATCACAGCCATAGCCACCTGCCTGTCAAAGTGCAAGCCCACCGGGAGCGCCCCTGGGCTTGATCAGAACGGGAGCGTCGGGGCGTGCCGAATGGCGGACTCAAAGCCCCCCCTGCCTGGCATCGCCTGCTAGCGCTCGAACTCTACGGCGTCTGGCCGATTTTGTGCAGCCTGTCTGACACCGGCCGGGCCGAACAGCGCCCTGCCCTTCGTGGCCAGGGCGAGCTGGCGAGTGGCCATAATCCTGCGCGAGACCACCACACCGGATGCGGGGCCCAAGTCGCAGCGCCCCGTCCGCGGCACGCACGCGCCCACGGCGCTGACACCACGTTTGAGCATGCTGAAGAACCCCGAACACGAGCGATTCCAGCTGGGCGAATGGATCGTCGACGCCGCCGGCAACCGCCTGCAGCGCGGCGAGGAGACGCGCGCCTTGCGGCACAAGGCCATGGCCTTGCTCGTGCTGCTGGCGCGCCACCCGGGCGAAACCGTCAGCCGCGAGGAGATCGTGGCCCGCATCTGGGACGGCAATCAGTTTGTCGCCCCCAAGGCCATCAACACCGCGGTCTGGACCCTGCGCCAGGCGCTGGGCGACGACCCCGATTCGCCGCGCTATCTGGAGACGGTGGCCAAGAAAGGCTACCGCTTGATCGCACCGGTGTCGGCCATCACCCGGGTGGAGGAAACCGCCACGGTGGCTGACCCTTCCGCCTCCGTGCCACCCGTCGCAGCGGTCGACCCGGCCCCCGCAATCACCCCACCCACCGGCCCGCGCCACGGCCCGAGGTGGGCGGCTGCCCTGCTGGTCACCAGCCTCGCCGCACTGGGCGGGTGGGCCTGGAGCACCCTGACGGCCAGCAGCAGCAACACCGTCCAGACGCCCGAGACCCCATCGCACTTGCCCCAGGCACAGCCACTGTCCCAAGCCCCGGGGCAGGAGTATCTGGGCCAGCTCTCGCCCGATGGCAGCCAGCTGGCCTTTGCCTGGTGGCAGGGTCAGGGCGTGGGTCGCCTGTACCTGCGAGCGGCGGCCGACGGCGCTGCCGAGGCCCGGGCCATCAGCCCGATCGACGAAGAGGTCAGCGGCCTGGCCTGGGCGCCGGACGGGCAGGCCCTGGCCTATGTGGCCACCCAGTCCAGCGGCAGCTGCACACTCTGGATCTACCGGCTGGCAACGCAGAGCCGGCAGGCGCTGGCCGCTTGCCAGGCCCTGTTCACGCCCAGCCTGGACTGGTCGCCCGACGGCCGCTGGCTGGCCTTCAGCGCCACGGCCGAGGGCGTGGGCGGCCTGTTCCTGATTGCCCCGGATGGCAGCGGCTTGCGCCGCCTGAGCAGCGCGCCGCCTGCCGCCATGGCCGACCACCAGCCCGCCTGGTCGGCCGACAGCCGCCATCTCGCCTTTGCCCGCCAGGACCCGGCCGACGGCAGCCGAGACCTCCATGAGCTGACGCTGGCTTCAGGCGCCCTCACACGCCTCAGCCAGCTCAAGCTTTACGGCTTGCATGGCATCAGCTACCGCGGCCAGGGCCGAGAGCTGGTGTTTTCCGCCACCCAGCAAGACCGCCGGATGCTCTTGCACTGGGATACCGCCCGCGCCAGCGCCCGGCCGCTGGGTCTGGAGGGCAGTGCGCCCAAACGCAATGCCGATGGCAGCATCGTCTATGCCCTGCTGCGGGCGCACACCAGCATTGCCCGCCTGCGCTGGGGCTCGGGCGTGCCGGAGCGCGCCATCAGCTCGGTCGCCAATGACCGCGCCCCCACGGCCGCGGGTCAGGGCCTGGCTTTTGTCTCGAACCGGACCGGCCACCCCGAGATCTGGTGGGCCGACTCGGACTCGGCCCCGCCCCGCCGCCTGACCGCGCTGGAAGGCCTGAGCAGCAGCCCGGCCGTTTCGCCGGACGCGAGCCAGCTGGTCTTCGCCGGCAGCTGCGGGCCCGGCAAGCGCATGGGTTTGTGCCGCCTCGAGCGGGCCGGGACCACGGTGCAAGCCCTGACGGCCGATGCGGCCGAGTACGGCCGGGCGAGCTGGCACCCTGGGGGGCGGGAGTTCGTCGTCGCCAGCGACCGGGGTGGCAGCTGGCAGCTGTGGCGCTTCCGTGCCGACGGCAGCCAGGCGCCGCAAGCGCTGCGCACCGAGCAGGTCCCTGGCCCCCAGGTGCAGTGGGCCGCCGATGGCCGAAGCCTGGTCTACCAGGCTCGCGCCAGCCAAGGCCTGCGCCTGCGCAGCGCCGAGGGGCAGGAGCGAGACCTGCCGGGGCTGCCGCCGGAAGAAAGCCTGGTGGATTGGCAGCTGAGCCCGGACGGCGCCCTGCTCGTGCTGAGCCGTGGCAGCCGAGAGCGCTTCCGGCGCTTCGAGCTCGGCAAGGGGCGCCAAACGGTCTTGAGCGCTCACCCGCTGGGCACCTTCCCCGAGCTGGCGCGTTTCAGCCTCGCCGCCGACGGCAGCGCCTGGGTGGAGCTGTCCAACACGGCCGTGGCGGATCTGATGCACCTGCGCTGAGGCCCGGCCCGGCTCGCCAGGCCGAGCTTCAGCGCAACTAAATGCTTGTCAGCGTTCAGGAAATATTTTTTAGACATGGATTGGAGCGCGCCGAGCGCGCCGCCGTCTTGCCCGCAGGGCGCGGCTTGGGCCTACTGAGGTGCAGCGCAGCAAAACAGCTCGCAAAGCCACAGACAGGTGACCCCATGAACCGACGACAACTGAACGCCAGCGCCCTGCTCTGGGCCGACAGCGCACTGTGGGGCGCTGCCCGGGCCCAAGCGGCCCCGGGCGCCGAAAGAGGTGCCGAAAAAGGTGCCGAAAGAGAGGCCGCAGCTGGCGAACGCACACGCGGCTGGACCCGCCTGCCCGATATGCCCCTGCCCTTGGCCAAGTTCGGTGTGGCGGTGCTGGGCGGAAAGATCCATGTGCTGGGCGGCTACGACACGCGGCGCAGCGTGCTGGTCTACGACATCGCCAGCCAGCAGTGGAGCCATGGGCCCGAGCTGCCACGCGGCACCGACAACGTCGCCGCCATTGCCCTGGCCGATCGCTTGCTGGCCATCGGCGGCGAAGCTCGCCTGGCCTTGCAGGTGCTGGATGCAGGCCGCGGCCAGTGGAGCCTGGCGGCCGCTCTGCCGCGGGTCAGCTTTGCTTCGGCCGCCACCGTGCTGGAGGGGCAGGTCCATGTGCTGGGGGGCTGGAACTACAACAACCAGAACAGCGCCTCACTGGACAGCCATTCGGTGCTGGACCCGAGCCGCATGCAATGGTCCAGCGCCGCCCCCTTGCCGCTGGCGCGCAATGCCGCCGCCGCCGTGACGCTGGGCGGCCAGCTCTACCTGCTGGGCGGGCGCGCCCCCGGCATACGCGCCCACGACCAGCACAGCCTGGCCCGCATGGATGTCTATTCGCCCGCCGAAGACCGCTGGAGCTCCGCGCCCCCGCTGCCCCGGGCACGCGCCGGCTTGGCCGCCGTAGCCCTGGACGGGCGCCTGTACGCGCTGGGTGGCGAGGGCCCGGGCGGGGAGGTCAGCGCGGCGATGGAGCGCTACGAGCCGAGCCGCCAGACCTGGACCACCCTGGCCGACATGCCTTACCGCAGCCATGGCCTGGGCGCGGTGGCGGCAGGAGGCGCCCTCTACGTGATGGGCGGCTTCGGCCAGCCCTCGGACGCGGTGGGCAGTGAATCGGCCGCCTTCTACCGCTACCTGCCATGAAGCGCCCGCACCCGCACTCACACCCGGCTCTGGGCTGGCTCTTGGCCGCCGCCACCTGCTGCGGGCTCAGCGCCTGTGGCGGAACGCAGCGCCACCCGGAAACCGGGTTGGAGGTGCCGGCGCTGCCCAGCTCCGCGCCGCCGGCCGCCGAGATCTCGGTGCTGATGCTGGGCAACAGCCACACCTCGGCCCAGGCCCTGCCGCAGCAGTTGGAGGGCCTGTTGCGGGCCCGATTTCCCGGCCAATCGGTGGCTGTGGTGGAGGCGCCGAACTGGCTGTTTCTCGACGAGCGCCTGAGCGACCCGCTGAGCCAGAAGCTGCTGAGCAGCCAGCCCTGGCGGGCCGTGGTGCTGCAGGCGCAAAAGTACAGCAGCAGCGGTGCCTACCACTACAGCACCGCAGCCGCCGAGCAATGGGTGCAGGCGGTGCGCCGCCAACAGGCGCTGCCCCTGCTCTTCCCCGAATGGCCGCGGCGCGGCATCGACGAGACCGCTCGGATCTACGAGCTCCATGTGTCCATCGCCCGCAAGCAGCCAGCCTGCGTGGCACCCATCGGCCAAGCCTGGGACCTGGCCCTGCAACGCCATCCCGAGCTGCGCCTGCATGCCAGCGACGGCAACCATTCGGCCGCTGCTGGCGCGCACCTGGCTGCGCTCATGCTCTACGCCACCCTGACCGGCGACTCGGCCCTGGCTCTTCTGCCGCTGCTGCCCGAGCTCCACGGCATCAGCACCGCGCTGCAAACCCAGCTGCGCCAGATTGCGGCCGACACGGCGGCCCGGGTCCCGCCGCGCCAGCATTGCCCGAAGGATGGACCCTTGTAAGCTGCCCCAGCCATTCTGCGGCGGCAAGGAGCCCGCGATGGGTTCGCATCCACCGCAACTCTGAGCCCAGGCCCAGCGGCAGCTCTAGCTCAGCCCGGCCGACCACGTATAGCGCCGCGATAGCAGCGTCTGCCCCACCAGAGGCAAACGCCACAGCTCGGCGTAGCGAGCGACAGAGC
This region of Paucibacter aquatile genomic DNA includes:
- a CDS encoding DUF2306 domain-containing protein: MATLYISPESSPLVHAAAAALLYAHIGAGSLGIASGAAAFVFRKGTALHRLIGKVFVASMLIMSGIGACVAPFLPTPERASLIAGVLTFYLVLSSWLAVKRKPGEVGSFEHGLLLTSLGITGAGAYFFWLAMQSPRGMLDGQPGAAFALFTIIGSLAAVGDLRLIIQRGVTGATRLARHLWRMTIALFIAANSLFLGQPQVFPKAVQKSGLLFVPALVILALLLFWLSHTAWGAHRRQRARRMQTA
- a CDS encoding ThiF family adenylyltransferase — its product is MAVISDAFDYREAFSRNLGWFSEAEQQRLRSCRVAIGGLGGVGGSHAITLARLGVGQFTLSDLDVFDWPNMNRQAGAFASTIGQPKLDAMARTLRDINPEVQLRLLPGGINEGNLEEFLAGADLYVDSLDIFALPLRRQVFARCRALGIPAITAAPMGMGTAFLAFLPGGMSFEDYFCLDGHSFEDQVLKFIVGVSPSMQQRHYLLTARTVDLFEKKVPSTAIGIELAAGVACANAVKLLLGRGDVLSAPRGLHFDAYRNNFTSTWRPFGNRHPLQRLMFWAMQRRLRQARA
- a CDS encoding Kelch repeat-containing protein; amino-acid sequence: MNRRQLNASALLWADSALWGAARAQAAPGAERGAEKGAEREAAAGERTRGWTRLPDMPLPLAKFGVAVLGGKIHVLGGYDTRRSVLVYDIASQQWSHGPELPRGTDNVAAIALADRLLAIGGEARLALQVLDAGRGQWSLAAALPRVSFASAATVLEGQVHVLGGWNYNNQNSASLDSHSVLDPSRMQWSSAAPLPLARNAAAAVTLGGQLYLLGGRAPGIRAHDQHSLARMDVYSPAEDRWSSAPPLPRARAGLAAVALDGRLYALGGEGPGGEVSAAMERYEPSRQTWTTLADMPYRSHGLGAVAAGGALYVMGGFGQPSDAVGSESAAFYRYLP
- a CDS encoding CE1 family esterase, which codes for MKRVLRWLLRGSLILLALLPLLAGLLAYFLYTPEPELPPLSGQLSQGTLDVAGVKRSYRSYVPKDLPPGAPLVLALHGSGEGPGQIRVATGYAFERLADQHGFALVYPKSFAFDWNDCSRIGDKELNGVSSDDVGFLASLVDHLVTELALDPARVFAAGVSNGGSMVMRLALEQPDRYKAVAAVVANVPAPQNFQCKPAAQKATSVMIMNGSEDPLVPYAGGEINLLGLFYQGGPVISSRASAQFFADWAHLNGAPQTLETVVAGGVRVEHKRWSPAHTGSGKQGGRHSGEGKAEVELVTIHGGGHGLPQPYAQRPRLLGPSPMAPNGPALIWDFFARQH
- a CDS encoding winged helix-turn-helix domain-containing protein; amino-acid sequence: MAIILRETTTPDAGPKSQRPVRGTHAPTALTPRLSMLKNPEHERFQLGEWIVDAAGNRLQRGEETRALRHKAMALLVLLARHPGETVSREEIVARIWDGNQFVAPKAINTAVWTLRQALGDDPDSPRYLETVAKKGYRLIAPVSAITRVEETATVADPSASVPPVAAVDPAPAITPPTGPRHGPRWAAALLVTSLAALGGWAWSTLTASSSNTVQTPETPSHLPQAQPLSQAPGQEYLGQLSPDGSQLAFAWWQGQGVGRLYLRAAADGAAEARAISPIDEEVSGLAWAPDGQALAYVATQSSGSCTLWIYRLATQSRQALAACQALFTPSLDWSPDGRWLAFSATAEGVGGLFLIAPDGSGLRRLSSAPPAAMADHQPAWSADSRHLAFARQDPADGSRDLHELTLASGALTRLSQLKLYGLHGISYRGQGRELVFSATQQDRRMLLHWDTARASARPLGLEGSAPKRNADGSIVYALLRAHTSIARLRWGSGVPERAISSVANDRAPTAAGQGLAFVSNRTGHPEIWWADSDSAPPRRLTALEGLSSSPAVSPDASQLVFAGSCGPGKRMGLCRLERAGTTVQALTADAAEYGRASWHPGGREFVVASDRGGSWQLWRFRADGSQAPQALRTEQVPGPQVQWAADGRSLVYQARASQGLRLRSAEGQERDLPGLPPEESLVDWQLSPDGALLVLSRGSRERFRRFELGKGRQTVLSAHPLGTFPELARFSLAADGSAWVELSNTAVADLMHLR